A section of the Triticum dicoccoides isolate Atlit2015 ecotype Zavitan chromosome 7A, WEW_v2.0, whole genome shotgun sequence genome encodes:
- the LOC119332464 gene encoding uncharacterized protein LOC119332464, giving the protein MPAGGGEASKHGRTGKEQSHPPAIRRRDESRPAPPFPAVASQKTKKQRKQRQPPPPAAAGSVSSEGPLGEILARLPYRSLCRFQCVSKQWAELCSDLIKSIKTAPQTLSGFFHNNLAGSLCFSNLSGGRPLVDASLPFLRKSYQRFKLQQCSTSLLLCKCWEMEDDDEFDFVVCNPMTEQWAVLPPIEWPGEDDEGTECFELMYPFLVLDPAAPSRFVVFAPLMELVDAVAVYSSETGQWTPSSGWEDIAYPAVNPECAVLLNGMMHFLHSTVDEPLIAVLDMEGEVCREIAIPDDMIGAIPGYGSVGCSQGLLHAWYMDPHDYELSVWVLKDYYATDEEEWTLKHTVDVPRLFGETESDEEEDYPRQEDGAHKYDVFAIHPEHNVIFLTDWKEVNLSYDMDSRQVHPMCTTGDFLGGLPFIPCFADLARPLQKSLF; this is encoded by the exons ATGCCAGCCGGGGGAGGAGAAGCAAGCAAGCATGGCCGCACGGGGAAGGAGCAGAGCCACCCGCCGGCGATCCGCCGCCGCGATGAGTCCCGACCTGCGCCGCCGTTCCCCGCCGTAGCTTCTCAG AAGAcgaagaagcagaggaagcagaggcaaccgccgccgccggcggcggcagggAGCGTCTCCTCCGAGGGCCCCCTCGGAGAGATCCTGGCGCGGCTGCCGTACCGGTCGCTCTGCCGCTTCCAGTGCGTCTCCAAGCAGTGGGCCGAGCTCTGCTCCGACCTCATCAAAAGCATCAAGACGGCGCCGCAGACCCTCTCCGGATTCTTCCACAACAACTTGGCCGGCAGCCTCTGCTTCAGCAATCTGTCCGGCGGACGCCCGCTGGTCGACGCATCGCTCCCGTTCCTGCGCAAAAGCTATCAAAGATTCAAGCTTCAGCAATGCTCCACCAGCCTTCTCCTCTGCAAATGCTGGGAAATGGAAGACGACGACGAATTCGACTTTGTCGTGTGCAATCCTATGACCGAGCAGTGGGCCGTGCTGCCTCCTATAGAATGGCCGGGCGAAGACGATGAAGGCACCGAATGTTTCGAGCTGATGTATCCCTTCTTGGTTTTGGACCCAGCCGCTCCGTCTCGTTTCGTGGTGTTTGCGCCCCTCATGGAGTTGGTCGACGCCGTGGCGGTATACTCATCAGAAACCGGACAATGGACTCCGAGCAGCGGGTGGGAAGACATAGCGTATCCCGCCGTCAATCCGGAATGCGCCGTCCTCCTCAATGGCATGATGCATTTTCTTCATTCGACGGTCGACGAGCCTTTGATAGCCGTGCTGGACATGGAGGGGGAGGTGTGTCGGGAGATTGCTATCCCGGATGACATGATAGGAGCCATACCTGGTTATGGTTCGGTGGGGTGCTCTCAGGGACTCCTTCATGCTTGGTATATGGATCCGCATGATTACGAGCTCTCCGTGTGGGTGCTCAAGGATTATTATGCTACTGATGAAGAAGAGTGGACGCTAAAGCATACCGTCGACGTCCCGCGGCTCTTTGGAGAAACGGAATCCGATGAGGAAGAGGATTACCCCCGCCAAGAGGATGGGGCCCACAAGTACGATGTGTTTGCGATTCATCCGGAACATAATGTTATCTTCCTTACTGATTGGAAGGAGGTAAATCTGTCGTACGATATGGACAGCAGGCAAGTGCATCCCATGTGCACCACTGGAGATTTCCTGGGTGGTCTACCTTTTATTCCCTGCTTTGCGGATTTGGCTCGACCTTTGCAAAAATCACTCTTCTAG
- the LOC119327453 gene encoding F-box protein At5g49610-like — MPPGGGETSKHGRTGKEQSHPLAIRRRDESRPAPPFPAVDSQEWRKQMQPAAAAASISEGPLVEILARLPYRSLCRFKCVSKQWRQLCSDPKIVKRASQTLSGFFHNHPVGSLRFSNLSGGRPLIDTSLPFLSGRYQRIKLEQCSTSILLCKCWKLESGQDKFDFVVCNPMTEQWTVLPPIEWLDQDGEDTEGCDLIYPFLVSDPAIPSRFVVFAPLLDLVDVVAIYSWETGQWTPSSGWEYREYPAVTKECVFLNGMIHFLHLFGDEPFITVLDIEGELFPQIDGPDGMLGATPGYGSVGCS; from the exons ATGCCACCAGGGGGTGGAGAAACAAGCAAGCATGGCCGCACGGGGAAGGAGCAGAGCCACCCGCTGGCGATCCGCCGCCGCGACGAGTCCCGTCCTGCGCCGCCGTTCCCCGCCGTGGATTCTCAG GAGTGGAGGAAGCAGATGCagccggcggcggctgcggcgagcATCTCCGAGGGCCCCCTTGTCGAGATCCTGGCGCGGCTGCCGTACCGGTCGCTCTGCCGCTTCAAGTGCGTGTCCAAGCAGTGGCGTCAGCTCTGCTCCGACCCCAAAATCGTCAAGAGGGCGTCACAGACCCTCTCCGGATTCTTCCACAACCACCCGGTCGGCAGCCTCCGCTTCAGCAATCTGTCCGGTGGACGTCCGCTAATCGACACTTCGCTCCCTTTCCTGAGCGGGAGATACCAAAGAATCAAGCTCGAGCAATGCTCCACCAGCATCCTCCTCTGCAAATGCTGGAAACTGGAATCGGGACAAGACAAATTCGATTTCGTCGTGTGCAATCCGATGACCGAGCAGTGGACTGTGCTGCCTCCTATAGAATGGCTGGACCAAGACGGTGAAGACACCGAGGGTTGTGATTTGATTTATCCCTTCCTGGTTTCCGACCCGGCCATTCCATCTCGTTTCGTGGTGTTTGCGCCCCTCCTCGACTTGGTTGACGTTGTGGCAATATACTCATGGGAAACTGGACAATGGACTCCCAGCAGTGGGTGGGAATACAGAGAGTATCCTGCCGTTACCAAGGAATGTGTCTTCCTGAATGGCATGATCCATTTCTTGCATTTGTTTGGCGATGAACCTTTCATAACTGTACTAGACATTGAGGGGGAGCTTTTCCCGCAAATTGATGGCCCGGATGGAATGCTAGGGGCCACACCTGGTTATGGTTCGGTGGGGTGCTCTTAG
- the LOC119330949 gene encoding guanine nucleotide-binding protein subunit gamma 3-like produces MAAPRPKSPLDPCGRHRLQLAVDTLHRQISFLEGEISSIEGLHAASICCKEVDEFIGRNADPFITISSEKGNADQSHRFPKKIRTRWACLSCFPWICGGGCSAVQLKGPSCCCGCPRCCVGSGGCGGGPSCGCSCSCAGCSSSCACPACAGCGAACCGGVPRPRCCLCS; encoded by the exons ATGGCGGCGCCCAGGCCCAAGTCCCCGCTCGACCCCTGCGGCCGCCACCGCCTGCAGCTCGCCGTCGACACGCTCCACCGCCAGATCAGCTTCCTCGAG GGGGAGATCAGTTCCATTGAAGGGCTCCATGCTGCCTCCATATGCTGCAAAGA GGTCGATGAGTTCATAGGAAGGAATGCCGATCCATTCATAACGAT TTCATCTGAGAAGGGAAACGCCGATCAATCTCATCGCTTCCCAAAGAAGATTCG AACCCGGTGGGCGTGTTTGAGCTGCTTCCCGTGGATCTGCGGCGGTGGGTGCTCCGCAGTCCAGCTCAAGGGCCCGAGCTGCTGCTGCGGATGCCCCCGGTGCTGCGTGGGGAGCGGGGGCTGCGGCGGCGGACCCTCGTGTGGCTGCTCATGCTCCTGTGCCGGTTGCTCCTCCTCTTGCGCGTGCCCTGCCTGTGCCGGCTGCGGCGCCGCGTGCTGCGGCGGCGTCCCTCGCCCTCGCTGCTGCCTGTGTTCATGA
- the LOC119328651 gene encoding uncharacterized protein LOC119328651 isoform X1 has protein sequence MSSEAPNRNMRTVYSREFLISIGESDRCKNLPPGVNLSLLNELQEASSVAYERGNRGQYTTPLGRSDGSGGYTYSSRGGSSGGRWDTRSTGSSDREGDFPDRDSLTQDRHNGTQYKRTWQKVEHDGLLGIGGFPRPSGYAGPLAAKDRGNAPQPNRTAERYQPPRPYKAGPLSRKDVDSMNDETFGSFECSNDDRAEEEKKRRASFELMRKEQHKSLQEKKSGPGDDIMTMLQNSTENLGSATNSGKPDGIVPSVHQDTTKTSSVLPAPAARPLVPPGFSNAVVEKKVQSQSSNIALEPKAHIPAREDKLPTIVQFSSQVEGNQSATDITASNKKKGISDNIGVHQKHTLPSGGVRSSTEFVPKILKGTEEWEADAMDDKYSIEKQGMSKNGGSVGKDNSISILEEFFGNALSKGSGNLPTYVESQQLNTGADMMASSVPESSKFARWFRDEDSKPSEDLPSKSLLSMIVNNDKPGQQNIVPGPTLSDGAIHQNLSSKLTTDKFDASSRLLPFPSPAPAGGIQEQYRHAGIPEPPAPVMMTCEDLEQAMLAQVASNSGSTQKSAVQRHQAVLDEPATKQKVAVDNHASHHLLSLLQKGTDSKGSSPFGFHIGSADEPQSSDVNAMANGGIYGTVPSNKTETVPINKTETVPASGKSVTLEALFGAAFMNELHSKDAPVSIRGSASSHEGYYPGEEALPFNSNEGGDPFKEPRTGIEYRNTSFSGPSQGTSFDKNGLEINLPEEDSLFTMNDSFGVRKPDMLPSLRSGRVEVQLPEKAVDDLNYKLQSLVPGDVEPAQVLGPDALGPRSHEQRYQVESQNLYHLLQGGRQPALAPRPMLDHVGNRSQQAPFDMPQAIRHDPRRSFPPNMNPMQHTLNAPGVPHVDPAAHHLMLQRMSGSFPAEGLPRGVLPSQPVHQAAGYRPEMNNVNNFHMHPCQPSYGDFGLMPPGPSGPEVRGNHPDAFERLMQMELTARSKQIHPAMAGPVPGGSMYGPELDMNLRYR, from the exons ATGAGCTCCGAGGCCCCCAA CAGGAACATGAGGACGGTCTACTCGAGGGAGTTCCTCATCTCGATCGGCGAGTCTGACCGCTGCAAGAATCTGCCCCCCGGCGTCAACCTGTCGCTCCTCAA TGAGCTGCAGGAGGCGTCGTCGGTGGCGTACGAGAGGGGCAACAGGGGCCAGTACACGACGCCCCTGGGAAGGTCCGACGGTTCCGGGGGTTACACTTACTCGTCGCGTGGCGGGAGCTCCGGCGGAAGGTGGGACACTCGCTCGACGGGGTCGAGTGACCGGGAAGGGGACTTTCCTGACCGCGACTCGTTGACACAGG ATAGGCATAATGGAACCCAATACAAGCGCACTTGGCAAAAAGTAGAACATGATGGCCTACTGGGAATCGGTGGATTCCCTAGACCATCAGGATATGCAGGGCCGCTGGCGGCCAAGGATCGTGGGAATGCGCCTCAGCCAAACAGGACAGCTGAGCGCTATCAGCCACCACGCCCTTACAAG GCTGGACCTCTTTCACGAAAAGATGTTGACTCAATGAATGATGAAACATTTGGGTCTTTTGAATGCTCAAATGATGATAGAGCAGAAGAAGAAAAGAAACGAAGGG CATCATTTGAATTGATGAGGAAAGAGCAACATAAATCTCTGCAAGAAAAGAAGAGTGGTCCTGGTGATGATATCATGACGATGTTACAGAATTCTACTGAAAACTTAGGTTCCGCAACTAACAGTGGGAAGCCAGATGGAATAGTGCCCTCAGTTCATCAAGATACCACTAAAACATCTTCAGTTCTACCAGCTCCTGCGGCGAGGCCACTTGTCCCGCCTGGTTTCTCAAATGCAGTTGTGGAGAAAAAGGTTCAGTCCCAGTCGTCCAACATTGCACTTGAACCAAAG GCTCACATTCCTGCTAGAGAGGATAAGTTACCGACTATTGTGCAATTTAGTAGCCAAGTAGAGGGAAACCAGTCAGCAACAGACATCACTGCAAGCAACAAAAAGAAGGGCATTTCTGACAACATTGGTGTACATCAAAAGCACACACTTCCATCTGGAGGCGTTCGCTCTTCAACTGAATTTGTTCCTAAAATTCTGAAAGGAACTGAGGAGTGGGAAGCTGATGCAATGGATGATAAATACTCCATTGAGAAACAGGGCATGTCAAAAAATGGTGGTTCAGTTGGGAAGGACAATTCAATCTCAATCTTGGAAGAGTTCTTTGGCAACGCATTGTCAAAAGGCAGTGGCAATTTACCGACATATGTTGAG AGTCAACAGCTGAATACGGGTGCTGATATGATGGCCTCTTCTGTACCAGAATCATCCAAATTTGCTCGCTGGTTTCGTGATGAAG ATTCAAAACCTTCAGAGGACTTACCATCAAAGAGCCTGCTCTCCATGATTGTGAACAATGACAAACCAGGCCAACAAAACATAGTTCCTGGTCCAACTTTGTCTGACGGTGCTATTCATCAGAATTTATCATCAAAATTAACTACTGATAAATTCGATGCTTCATCAAGGCTACTACCATTTCCATCTCCTGCACCTGCTGGTGGTATCCAGGAACAGTACAGGCATGCTGGTATCCCAGAGCCACCAGCTCCAGTTATGATGACATGTGAGGATCTTGAGCAGGCGATGCTGGCACAGGTTGCTAGCAACAGTGGTTCTACTCAGAAGAGTGCTGTACAGAGGCATCAGGCTGTTTTGGATGAGCCAGCCACCAAGCAGAAAGTAGCTGTAGACAATCATGCATCACACCATCTTCTTTCATTATTACAGAAGGGAACAGATAGCAAGGGATCATCTCCGTTTGGTTTCCACATAGGATCAGCTGATGAACCACAGAGTTCTGATGTAAATGCCATGGCCAATGGTGGTATATATGGAACTGTTCCGAGTAACAAAACTGAAACTGTTCCGATTAACAAAACTGAAACTGTTCCTGCTTCAGGGAAGAGCGTGACCTTGGAAGCATTATTCGGGGCTGCATTTATGAACGAGCTCCATTCCAAGGATGCACCAGTTTCTATTCGGGGATCTGCATCTAGTCATGAAGGATACTACCCTGGTGAAGAGGCTCTGCCCTTCAACAGCAATGAAGGTGGAGATCCTTTTAAAGAACCAAGAACTGGAATAGAGTACAGGAATACATCATTCAGTGGTCCAAGTCAGGGTACCAGCTTTGACAAGAATGGGTTGGAAATTAATCTGCCTGAGGAAGACAGTTTGTTTACAATGAATGACTCTTTCGGTGTTCGAAAGCCTGATATGTTGCCATCACTGAGATCCGGTAGGGTGGAGGTGCAATTACCGGAGAAGGCAGTTGATGATCTTAACTATAAGCTTCAAAGCCTTGTGCCTGGTGATGTAGAACCTGCTCAAGTACTTGGTCCTGATGCTCTGGGGCCTCGTTCCCATGAACAGCGTTATCAGGTTGAGTCCCAGAATCTTTACCATCTTCTACAGGGTGGTAGGCAACCTGCACTGGCTCCTCGTCCGATGCTGGATCACGTTGGTAATAGGAGTCAGCAAGCCCCATTTGACATGCCACAAGCGATACGGCATGATCCCCGTCGTTCCTTCCCACCTAACATGAATCCTATGCAACACACACTAAATGCTCCAGGGGTCCCTCATGTAGATCCTGCTGCCCATCATCTTATGCTGCAGCGCATGAGTGGGAGTTTTCCAGCAGAAGGCTTGCCAAGAGGTGTTCTGCCATCTCAGCCTGTGCATCAGGCGGCTGGTTATAGACCTGAGATGAACAATGTAAATAATTTCCATATGCACCCTTGCCAGCCCAGCTATGGTGACTTTGGACTGATGCCGCCAG
- the LOC119328651 gene encoding uncharacterized protein LOC119328651 isoform X2, producing MSSEAPKNMRTVYSREFLISIGESDRCKNLPPGVNLSLLNELQEASSVAYERGNRGQYTTPLGRSDGSGGYTYSSRGGSSGGRWDTRSTGSSDREGDFPDRDSLTQDRHNGTQYKRTWQKVEHDGLLGIGGFPRPSGYAGPLAAKDRGNAPQPNRTAERYQPPRPYKAGPLSRKDVDSMNDETFGSFECSNDDRAEEEKKRRASFELMRKEQHKSLQEKKSGPGDDIMTMLQNSTENLGSATNSGKPDGIVPSVHQDTTKTSSVLPAPAARPLVPPGFSNAVVEKKVQSQSSNIALEPKAHIPAREDKLPTIVQFSSQVEGNQSATDITASNKKKGISDNIGVHQKHTLPSGGVRSSTEFVPKILKGTEEWEADAMDDKYSIEKQGMSKNGGSVGKDNSISILEEFFGNALSKGSGNLPTYVESQQLNTGADMMASSVPESSKFARWFRDEDSKPSEDLPSKSLLSMIVNNDKPGQQNIVPGPTLSDGAIHQNLSSKLTTDKFDASSRLLPFPSPAPAGGIQEQYRHAGIPEPPAPVMMTCEDLEQAMLAQVASNSGSTQKSAVQRHQAVLDEPATKQKVAVDNHASHHLLSLLQKGTDSKGSSPFGFHIGSADEPQSSDVNAMANGGIYGTVPSNKTETVPINKTETVPASGKSVTLEALFGAAFMNELHSKDAPVSIRGSASSHEGYYPGEEALPFNSNEGGDPFKEPRTGIEYRNTSFSGPSQGTSFDKNGLEINLPEEDSLFTMNDSFGVRKPDMLPSLRSGRVEVQLPEKAVDDLNYKLQSLVPGDVEPAQVLGPDALGPRSHEQRYQVESQNLYHLLQGGRQPALAPRPMLDHVGNRSQQAPFDMPQAIRHDPRRSFPPNMNPMQHTLNAPGVPHVDPAAHHLMLQRMSGSFPAEGLPRGVLPSQPVHQAAGYRPEMNNVNNFHMHPCQPSYGDFGLMPPGPSGPEVRGNHPDAFERLMQMELTARSKQIHPAMAGPVPGGSMYGPELDMNLRYR from the exons ATGAGCTCCGAGGCCCCCAA GAACATGAGGACGGTCTACTCGAGGGAGTTCCTCATCTCGATCGGCGAGTCTGACCGCTGCAAGAATCTGCCCCCCGGCGTCAACCTGTCGCTCCTCAA TGAGCTGCAGGAGGCGTCGTCGGTGGCGTACGAGAGGGGCAACAGGGGCCAGTACACGACGCCCCTGGGAAGGTCCGACGGTTCCGGGGGTTACACTTACTCGTCGCGTGGCGGGAGCTCCGGCGGAAGGTGGGACACTCGCTCGACGGGGTCGAGTGACCGGGAAGGGGACTTTCCTGACCGCGACTCGTTGACACAGG ATAGGCATAATGGAACCCAATACAAGCGCACTTGGCAAAAAGTAGAACATGATGGCCTACTGGGAATCGGTGGATTCCCTAGACCATCAGGATATGCAGGGCCGCTGGCGGCCAAGGATCGTGGGAATGCGCCTCAGCCAAACAGGACAGCTGAGCGCTATCAGCCACCACGCCCTTACAAG GCTGGACCTCTTTCACGAAAAGATGTTGACTCAATGAATGATGAAACATTTGGGTCTTTTGAATGCTCAAATGATGATAGAGCAGAAGAAGAAAAGAAACGAAGGG CATCATTTGAATTGATGAGGAAAGAGCAACATAAATCTCTGCAAGAAAAGAAGAGTGGTCCTGGTGATGATATCATGACGATGTTACAGAATTCTACTGAAAACTTAGGTTCCGCAACTAACAGTGGGAAGCCAGATGGAATAGTGCCCTCAGTTCATCAAGATACCACTAAAACATCTTCAGTTCTACCAGCTCCTGCGGCGAGGCCACTTGTCCCGCCTGGTTTCTCAAATGCAGTTGTGGAGAAAAAGGTTCAGTCCCAGTCGTCCAACATTGCACTTGAACCAAAG GCTCACATTCCTGCTAGAGAGGATAAGTTACCGACTATTGTGCAATTTAGTAGCCAAGTAGAGGGAAACCAGTCAGCAACAGACATCACTGCAAGCAACAAAAAGAAGGGCATTTCTGACAACATTGGTGTACATCAAAAGCACACACTTCCATCTGGAGGCGTTCGCTCTTCAACTGAATTTGTTCCTAAAATTCTGAAAGGAACTGAGGAGTGGGAAGCTGATGCAATGGATGATAAATACTCCATTGAGAAACAGGGCATGTCAAAAAATGGTGGTTCAGTTGGGAAGGACAATTCAATCTCAATCTTGGAAGAGTTCTTTGGCAACGCATTGTCAAAAGGCAGTGGCAATTTACCGACATATGTTGAG AGTCAACAGCTGAATACGGGTGCTGATATGATGGCCTCTTCTGTACCAGAATCATCCAAATTTGCTCGCTGGTTTCGTGATGAAG ATTCAAAACCTTCAGAGGACTTACCATCAAAGAGCCTGCTCTCCATGATTGTGAACAATGACAAACCAGGCCAACAAAACATAGTTCCTGGTCCAACTTTGTCTGACGGTGCTATTCATCAGAATTTATCATCAAAATTAACTACTGATAAATTCGATGCTTCATCAAGGCTACTACCATTTCCATCTCCTGCACCTGCTGGTGGTATCCAGGAACAGTACAGGCATGCTGGTATCCCAGAGCCACCAGCTCCAGTTATGATGACATGTGAGGATCTTGAGCAGGCGATGCTGGCACAGGTTGCTAGCAACAGTGGTTCTACTCAGAAGAGTGCTGTACAGAGGCATCAGGCTGTTTTGGATGAGCCAGCCACCAAGCAGAAAGTAGCTGTAGACAATCATGCATCACACCATCTTCTTTCATTATTACAGAAGGGAACAGATAGCAAGGGATCATCTCCGTTTGGTTTCCACATAGGATCAGCTGATGAACCACAGAGTTCTGATGTAAATGCCATGGCCAATGGTGGTATATATGGAACTGTTCCGAGTAACAAAACTGAAACTGTTCCGATTAACAAAACTGAAACTGTTCCTGCTTCAGGGAAGAGCGTGACCTTGGAAGCATTATTCGGGGCTGCATTTATGAACGAGCTCCATTCCAAGGATGCACCAGTTTCTATTCGGGGATCTGCATCTAGTCATGAAGGATACTACCCTGGTGAAGAGGCTCTGCCCTTCAACAGCAATGAAGGTGGAGATCCTTTTAAAGAACCAAGAACTGGAATAGAGTACAGGAATACATCATTCAGTGGTCCAAGTCAGGGTACCAGCTTTGACAAGAATGGGTTGGAAATTAATCTGCCTGAGGAAGACAGTTTGTTTACAATGAATGACTCTTTCGGTGTTCGAAAGCCTGATATGTTGCCATCACTGAGATCCGGTAGGGTGGAGGTGCAATTACCGGAGAAGGCAGTTGATGATCTTAACTATAAGCTTCAAAGCCTTGTGCCTGGTGATGTAGAACCTGCTCAAGTACTTGGTCCTGATGCTCTGGGGCCTCGTTCCCATGAACAGCGTTATCAGGTTGAGTCCCAGAATCTTTACCATCTTCTACAGGGTGGTAGGCAACCTGCACTGGCTCCTCGTCCGATGCTGGATCACGTTGGTAATAGGAGTCAGCAAGCCCCATTTGACATGCCACAAGCGATACGGCATGATCCCCGTCGTTCCTTCCCACCTAACATGAATCCTATGCAACACACACTAAATGCTCCAGGGGTCCCTCATGTAGATCCTGCTGCCCATCATCTTATGCTGCAGCGCATGAGTGGGAGTTTTCCAGCAGAAGGCTTGCCAAGAGGTGTTCTGCCATCTCAGCCTGTGCATCAGGCGGCTGGTTATAGACCTGAGATGAACAATGTAAATAATTTCCATATGCACCCTTGCCAGCCCAGCTATGGTGACTTTGGACTGATGCCGCCAG
- the LOC119329708 gene encoding protein REVEILLE 8-like isoform X2 has translation MAAVMEPAVGVGGEGEGAEGPGRVRKPYTITKSRESWTDPEHDKFIEALLLFDRDWRKIEAFVGSKTVIQIRSHAQKYFLKVQKNGTGEHLPPPRPKRKAAHPYPHNKASKKAPEVDLPQQPPHVVEQGCVIPMDAPTVATNSSADDTFPSWDDVLAQPYSPRHTQDLGAANNSSSSIECQSGTWATSDAIEQEIWPTSDAIEQEIILPALHAMPDFAQVYNFLGGVFDPDTTGHLQKLREMDPIDAETVLQLMKNLSVNLSGPDFETHLSIQHP, from the exons ATGGCGGCGGTGATGGAGCCGGCGGTGGGGGTcggcggggagggggagggggcggaggGGCCGGGGAGGGTGAGGAAGCCATACACCATCACCAAGTCGCGGGAGAGCTGGACCGACCCGGAGCACGACAAGTTCATCGAGGCGCTCCTCCT GTTCGATCGCGATTGGAGAAAGATTGAGGCGTTTGTTGGCTCCAAGACGGTGATACAG ATCAGGAGCCACGCACAGAAGTACTTTCTGAAGGTTCAAAAGAATGGAACAGGTGAGCATCTGCCGCCACCTAGGCCGAAGAGGAAGGCGGCACACCCGTACCCACATAACAAAGCCTCGAAAAAGG CCCCTGAAGTTGACTTACCACAACAGCCTCCTCATGTCGTGGAGCAAGGATGTGTTATACCTATGGATGCACCTACTGTCGCTACAAACTCAAGTGCAGACGACACGTTTCCTTCCTGGGATGATGTTCTTGCCCAGCCTTATAGCCCAAGACATACACAAG ATTTAGGCGCTGCAAATAATAGCTCTAGTAGCATAGAGTGCCAATCTGGAACTTGGGCAACTTCTGATGCGATTGAGCAAGAGATTTGGCCAACTTCCGATGCTATTGAGCAAGAGATTATACTTCCAGCACTGCATG CCATGCCAGACTTTGCTCAAGTATACAACTTTCTTGGGGGCGTATTTGATCCAGATACAACAGGACATTTGCAGAAGTTGAGAGAGATGGATCCTATAGATGCTGAAACG GTACTACAACTGATGAAAAATCTATCGGTAAACCTGTCTGGCCCGGACTTTGAGACACAT CTGAGCATACAGCATCCCTGA
- the LOC119329708 gene encoding protein REVEILLE 8-like isoform X1, with product MAAVMEPAVGVGGEGEGAEGPGRVRKPYTITKSRESWTDPEHDKFIEALLLFDRDWRKIEAFVGSKTVIQIRSHAQKYFLKVQKNGTGEHLPPPRPKRKAAHPYPHNKASKKAPEVDLPQQPPHVVEQGCVIPMDAPTVATNSSADDTFPSWDDVLAQPYSPRHTQDLGAANNSSSSIECQSGTWATSDAIEQEIWPTSDAIEQEIILPALHAMPDFAQVYNFLGGVFDPDTTGHLQKLREMDPIDAETVLQLMKNLSVNLSGPDFETHRRMLSSHGADMGQARHESVGDPGSTQTLSVPFMVRSK from the exons ATGGCGGCGGTGATGGAGCCGGCGGTGGGGGTcggcggggagggggagggggcggaggGGCCGGGGAGGGTGAGGAAGCCATACACCATCACCAAGTCGCGGGAGAGCTGGACCGACCCGGAGCACGACAAGTTCATCGAGGCGCTCCTCCT GTTCGATCGCGATTGGAGAAAGATTGAGGCGTTTGTTGGCTCCAAGACGGTGATACAG ATCAGGAGCCACGCACAGAAGTACTTTCTGAAGGTTCAAAAGAATGGAACAGGTGAGCATCTGCCGCCACCTAGGCCGAAGAGGAAGGCGGCACACCCGTACCCACATAACAAAGCCTCGAAAAAGG CCCCTGAAGTTGACTTACCACAACAGCCTCCTCATGTCGTGGAGCAAGGATGTGTTATACCTATGGATGCACCTACTGTCGCTACAAACTCAAGTGCAGACGACACGTTTCCTTCCTGGGATGATGTTCTTGCCCAGCCTTATAGCCCAAGACATACACAAG ATTTAGGCGCTGCAAATAATAGCTCTAGTAGCATAGAGTGCCAATCTGGAACTTGGGCAACTTCTGATGCGATTGAGCAAGAGATTTGGCCAACTTCCGATGCTATTGAGCAAGAGATTATACTTCCAGCACTGCATG CCATGCCAGACTTTGCTCAAGTATACAACTTTCTTGGGGGCGTATTTGATCCAGATACAACAGGACATTTGCAGAAGTTGAGAGAGATGGATCCTATAGATGCTGAAACG GTACTACAACTGATGAAAAATCTATCGGTAAACCTGTCTGGCCCGGACTTTGAGACACAT AGGAGGATGCTCTCGTCGCACGGTGCCGACATGGGCCAAGCCAGGCACGAGAGCGTAGGAGATCCGGGGTCTACTCAGACCCTTAGCGTCCCATTCAT GGTAAGGAGCAAATGA